The following are encoded together in the Kribbella sp. CA-293567 genome:
- the glgP gene encoding alpha-glucan family phosphorylase, whose translation MRAIRRFSVRPVLPEPLTGLGTLVNNLRWVWHPETQDVFEAVDPQLWRSTGGDPVRLLGEVPAARLDELANDQAFLRRLELAVSELNGYVTDDRWFQAEAGSPITSVAYFSPEFGITHVLPQYSGGLGILAGDHLKAASDLGVPLIGVGLLYRHGYFGQSLNREGWQQERYPLVDPDGLPISLLRDGPDASSAPATISVTLPGGRTLSAQIWVAQVGRVPLLMLDADMEDNEPAEREVTDRLYGGTTEHRLLQELLLGVGGVRAVREFCRVTGHAAPEVFHTNEGHAGFLGVERIRELATDQGLDFDTALEVARGGTVFTTHTPVPAGIDRFPVELIQQHFSPDVFGDGVPIDRILALGAEDFENGDPSVFNMAIMGLRLAQRANGVSRLHGVVSRGMFAGLWPSFDPTDVPITSITNGVHAPTWVAREIHQLTYASTDTAVDGEGIFEGLDKTTDAQIWETKRILRQRFIDDTRARVHASWVNRGASEAELGWVDSILDPDVLTMGFARRVPSYKRLTLMLRDPARLKAMLLHPERPIQIVIAGKSHPADEGGKKLIQEMVRFADDPEVRHRIVFVPDYDIALAQPMYPGCDVWLNNPLRPYEACGTSGMKAALNGALNLSIRDGWWDEWYDDEFGWSIPSAEGVEDTDRRDDLEAHALYDLIEKQVAPRFYDGEVPGRWIEMLRHTIKELGPKVLATRMVRDYVQQLYVPAAESSRKLNSTYEGARELAGWKKKVRAAWSAIRVDHVELQGLGDVPQLGTTVGIRAFVTLGGLAPEDIDVEALHGRVNSEDEITEPARVSLSLAETYEGNRHRYEGELKLDRTGPFGYTVRVLPNHAMLASPAELGLAAGPSDPEDPESADLPAGSEF comes from the coding sequence GTGCGAGCGATACGACGATTCTCCGTCCGCCCTGTCCTGCCCGAGCCCCTGACCGGTCTCGGCACCCTGGTGAACAACCTGCGCTGGGTCTGGCACCCGGAGACGCAAGACGTCTTCGAGGCCGTCGACCCGCAACTGTGGCGCAGTACCGGTGGTGACCCGGTCAGGCTCCTCGGTGAGGTACCGGCGGCCCGGCTCGACGAGCTGGCGAACGACCAAGCCTTCCTGCGACGGCTCGAGCTGGCCGTCAGCGAGCTGAACGGCTACGTGACCGACGACCGGTGGTTCCAGGCCGAGGCCGGTTCGCCGATCACCTCGGTGGCCTACTTCTCGCCGGAGTTCGGCATCACCCACGTGCTGCCGCAGTACTCCGGTGGTCTGGGCATCCTGGCCGGTGACCACCTGAAGGCCGCGAGCGACCTCGGCGTACCGCTGATCGGCGTCGGACTGCTCTACCGGCACGGGTACTTCGGGCAGTCGCTGAACCGCGAGGGCTGGCAGCAGGAGCGCTACCCGCTGGTCGATCCCGACGGGCTGCCGATCAGCCTGCTCCGGGACGGCCCGGACGCCAGCTCCGCGCCGGCCACCATCAGCGTGACGCTGCCCGGCGGCCGCACGCTGTCCGCGCAGATCTGGGTCGCCCAGGTCGGCCGGGTGCCGCTGCTGATGCTGGACGCCGACATGGAGGACAACGAGCCCGCCGAGCGCGAGGTCACCGACCGGCTGTACGGCGGCACGACCGAGCACCGCCTGCTGCAGGAGCTGCTGCTGGGTGTCGGTGGCGTCCGCGCCGTCCGCGAGTTCTGCCGGGTCACCGGCCACGCGGCGCCGGAGGTCTTCCACACCAACGAGGGGCACGCCGGTTTCCTCGGCGTCGAGCGGATCCGCGAGCTCGCCACCGACCAGGGCCTCGACTTCGACACCGCGCTCGAGGTGGCCCGTGGCGGCACCGTCTTCACCACCCACACGCCGGTGCCGGCCGGGATCGACCGGTTCCCGGTCGAGCTGATCCAGCAGCACTTCTCGCCGGACGTGTTCGGCGACGGCGTACCGATCGACCGGATCCTCGCGCTCGGCGCCGAGGACTTCGAGAACGGCGACCCGTCGGTCTTCAACATGGCGATCATGGGGCTGCGGCTGGCCCAGCGCGCCAACGGCGTCTCCAGGCTGCACGGTGTGGTCAGCCGTGGAATGTTCGCCGGCCTGTGGCCGAGCTTCGACCCGACCGACGTACCGATCACCTCGATCACCAACGGCGTCCACGCGCCGACCTGGGTGGCGCGCGAGATCCACCAGCTGACCTACGCCAGCACCGACACCGCGGTCGACGGCGAGGGCATCTTCGAGGGTCTGGACAAGACCACCGACGCGCAGATCTGGGAGACCAAGCGGATCCTGCGGCAGCGCTTCATCGACGACACCCGCGCCCGGGTGCACGCGTCCTGGGTGAACCGGGGCGCCTCGGAGGCCGAACTGGGCTGGGTCGACTCGATCCTCGACCCGGACGTGCTGACGATGGGCTTCGCGCGCCGCGTTCCGTCGTACAAGCGGCTGACGCTGATGCTGCGCGACCCCGCCCGGCTGAAGGCGATGCTGCTGCACCCCGAGCGGCCGATCCAGATCGTGATCGCGGGCAAGTCGCACCCGGCCGACGAGGGCGGCAAGAAGCTGATCCAGGAGATGGTGCGCTTCGCCGACGACCCCGAGGTCCGGCACCGGATCGTCTTCGTGCCCGACTACGACATCGCGCTCGCGCAGCCGATGTACCCGGGCTGCGACGTCTGGCTGAACAACCCGCTGCGCCCGTACGAGGCGTGCGGCACGTCGGGGATGAAGGCGGCGCTGAACGGCGCGCTCAACCTCTCCATCCGCGACGGCTGGTGGGACGAGTGGTACGACGACGAGTTCGGCTGGTCGATCCCGTCGGCCGAGGGCGTCGAGGACACCGACCGCCGCGACGATCTCGAGGCGCACGCGCTCTACGACCTGATCGAGAAGCAGGTCGCGCCGCGCTTCTACGACGGTGAGGTCCCGGGCCGCTGGATCGAGATGCTGCGGCACACGATCAAGGAGCTCGGCCCGAAGGTGCTCGCCACCCGGATGGTCCGCGACTACGTCCAGCAGCTGTACGTGCCGGCCGCCGAGTCGTCGCGCAAGCTCAACTCGACGTACGAGGGTGCCCGCGAGCTGGCCGGCTGGAAGAAGAAGGTCCGCGCGGCCTGGTCCGCGATCCGCGTCGACCACGTGGAACTGCAGGGCCTCGGCGACGTACCGCAGCTCGGCACCACCGTCGGCATCCGCGCGTTCGTGACGCTCGGCGGCCTGGCCCCGGAGGACATCGACGTCGAGGCGCTGCACGGCCGGGTGAACTCGGAGGACGAGATCACCGAGCCGGCCCGGGTGTCGCTGTCACTGGCCGAGACGTACGAAGGCAACCGCCACCGGTACGAGGGCGAGCTGAAGCTGGACCGCACCGGACCGTTCGGCTACACCGTCCGCGTCCTGCCGAACCACGCAATGCTGGCCAGCCCGGCCGAACTCGGCCTCGCCGCCGGCCCGTCCGACCCGGAAGACCCGGAATCCGCCGACCTGCCAGCCGGGTCCGAGTTCTGA
- a CDS encoding MerR family transcriptional regulator: protein MTQDVEGELTISEFGRRAGLSIKALRLYDVSGLLAPARVDPVTGYRQYSVGQLERARRISVMRQLDMPLRTITEVLAGPDAEGLIRLDRWWAAEQATNEARKATLEYLRNRLLRPGSLELTPRPVRIREVPATKIASIRADADQRTLIGVMVSSLIEIQAHLGRSGAATPGSSWVLFHGAVTPESEATVEICVPFTGPVEPAGPIAIRVEPAHVEAYCVISKDECAYPRIMLAYDLVDDWVRGRGQPTTGPVREIYHPEFQYAAGSDLAVDIAQPIEGPAR from the coding sequence ATGACGCAGGATGTTGAGGGCGAGCTGACGATCAGCGAGTTCGGCCGCCGCGCCGGGCTGTCGATCAAGGCACTCCGCCTGTACGACGTATCGGGGCTGCTCGCCCCGGCTCGGGTCGACCCCGTCACGGGCTACCGCCAGTACTCCGTCGGCCAGCTCGAACGCGCTCGCCGGATCAGCGTGATGCGCCAGCTCGACATGCCGCTGCGCACGATCACCGAGGTGCTGGCCGGGCCGGACGCCGAGGGCCTGATCCGGCTGGACCGCTGGTGGGCGGCCGAGCAGGCGACCAACGAAGCGCGGAAGGCGACACTGGAGTACCTGCGGAACCGGCTGCTGCGGCCGGGCAGCCTGGAACTGACGCCACGGCCCGTCCGCATCCGCGAGGTCCCCGCGACGAAGATCGCGTCGATCCGCGCGGACGCCGACCAGCGGACCCTGATCGGCGTGATGGTGTCGTCGCTGATCGAGATCCAGGCACACCTCGGCCGGTCCGGTGCCGCGACGCCAGGGAGCTCGTGGGTGCTCTTCCACGGCGCGGTCACGCCGGAGAGCGAGGCGACCGTCGAGATCTGCGTGCCGTTCACCGGGCCGGTCGAGCCGGCCGGCCCGATCGCGATCCGGGTCGAGCCCGCGCACGTCGAGGCGTACTGCGTGATCTCCAAGGACGAGTGCGCCTATCCCCGCATCATGCTCGCCTATGACCTGGTCGACGACTGGGTCCGCGGCCGTGGGCAGCCGACGACCGGGCCGGTCCGCGAGATCTACCACCCCGAGTTCCAGTACGCGGCCGGGAGCGACCTGGCCGTCGACATCGCCCAGCCGATCGAAGGACCTGCTCGATGA
- a CDS encoding transglutaminase-like domain-containing protein, with the protein MNHTSQTVYSDPGAHAALLDALPADVPALTAAVRNLLIHYRGGGIAFTGDRYEEINHRWVEAMLTTDQRRNGTPLTAPREPSDRIVGCCRDYALLTISALRQRGVPARSRVGFASYFGPGFNHDHVVLEYWNGRRWVLVDPGLEPGPSWAFDPQDLEPGWFRSAAEVWLGYRDGSLDGGDFGVDPSLPLRGGWFIRNYVVFQLAHLQGDELLLWDLWGAMSDQLGDDPEHLELIDEIATLLVAYDNGDAEAGGVLAARYAADPRLRPGRTIVQLSPAGDPPVTVDLSRRAVVEA; encoded by the coding sequence ATGAACCACACGTCCCAAACCGTCTACAGCGACCCCGGGGCCCATGCGGCTCTGCTCGACGCGCTGCCGGCCGACGTCCCGGCACTGACCGCGGCGGTCCGCAACCTGCTGATCCACTATCGCGGCGGCGGCATCGCGTTCACCGGTGACCGGTACGAGGAGATCAACCACCGCTGGGTCGAGGCGATGCTGACCACCGACCAGCGGCGCAACGGAACCCCGCTGACCGCGCCGCGCGAGCCGTCCGACCGGATCGTGGGGTGTTGTCGCGACTACGCGTTGCTGACGATCTCCGCGCTGCGGCAGCGAGGTGTGCCGGCCCGCAGCAGGGTCGGCTTCGCGTCGTACTTCGGCCCCGGGTTCAACCACGACCACGTCGTCCTGGAGTACTGGAACGGCCGGCGCTGGGTGCTGGTGGATCCGGGACTCGAACCGGGGCCGTCGTGGGCGTTCGATCCACAGGACCTGGAGCCTGGGTGGTTCCGGTCGGCCGCGGAGGTGTGGCTGGGCTACCGGGACGGTTCTCTGGACGGCGGCGACTTCGGGGTCGATCCGTCGCTGCCGTTGCGGGGTGGCTGGTTCATCCGCAACTACGTGGTGTTCCAGCTGGCGCATCTGCAAGGCGACGAGCTGCTGCTGTGGGACCTGTGGGGCGCGATGTCGGACCAGCTCGGTGACGATCCGGAGCACCTCGAACTGATCGACGAGATCGCGACGCTCCTGGTTGCCTATGACAACGGTGATGCGGAGGCGGGCGGCGTACTGGCTGCTCGGTACGCCGCGGATCCCCGGCTGCGCCCGGGCAGGACGATCGTGCAACTCTCCCCCGCCGGCGATCCTCCGGTGACGGTGGATCTCAGCCGGCGCGCGGTGGTTGAGGCTTGA
- a CDS encoding DUF4287 domain-containing protein: MSGFQTYLDNAEKQTGITPREFIRLAGEKNLTTAKAGEIIAWLKTDHGLGHGHAANLAQLITKGPDVIAERYNDGAPLRLDGLT, translated from the coding sequence ATGAGCGGCTTCCAGACCTACCTGGACAACGCGGAGAAGCAGACCGGGATCACCCCCCGCGAGTTCATCCGGCTGGCCGGCGAGAAGAACCTGACCACCGCCAAGGCCGGCGAGATCATCGCCTGGCTGAAGACGGACCACGGCCTCGGCCACGGCCACGCCGCCAACCTCGCCCAGCTCATCACCAAGGGCCCGGATGTCATCGCCGAGCGCTACAACGACGGCGCTCCCCTCCGGCTCGACGGCCTCACCTGA
- a CDS encoding SGNH/GDSL hydrolase family protein yields MALLGTAERHYERSAHDHTTPIGVLHQLVVRWGDAERTTSRRAFRRWCDGVAVVDVQARTFAEYWDRQNETALIGDGPLWVVLGDSTAQGLGATSPLHGYVGQVADALNHRSDRPWRILNLSRAGAQAAHVLHDQLSRLDALGVEPDLVTCGIGSNDILGTAPKKVHGNLRALIQRLPSSSVVMDLLLPDRFWAIGGLCTPYVAGINRTIHRAAAERGLPVAELSRHVRPPWRGKLAPDLFHPNDRGYQPLANALLAALPATLARSTQASGLRGPSASSR; encoded by the coding sequence ATGGCTTTGCTGGGAACGGCCGAGCGGCACTACGAGCGCAGTGCGCACGACCACACGACGCCGATCGGCGTCCTGCACCAACTGGTGGTGCGCTGGGGCGACGCCGAGCGGACGACGTCGCGTCGCGCCTTCCGCAGGTGGTGTGACGGCGTCGCCGTCGTCGATGTCCAGGCGCGCACTTTCGCGGAGTACTGGGACCGTCAGAACGAGACGGCCCTGATAGGCGACGGCCCGCTCTGGGTGGTGCTGGGAGACTCGACCGCGCAAGGCCTGGGTGCGACCTCACCACTGCACGGGTACGTCGGCCAGGTGGCGGACGCGCTGAACCACCGCTCCGATCGTCCGTGGCGCATCCTGAATCTCTCCCGCGCCGGCGCCCAAGCAGCTCATGTCCTGCACGATCAGCTCTCGCGGCTCGACGCCCTGGGCGTGGAACCGGACCTGGTCACCTGCGGGATCGGCAGCAACGACATCCTCGGCACCGCACCGAAGAAGGTGCACGGCAATCTCCGCGCCCTGATCCAGCGACTGCCGTCGTCGTCCGTCGTCATGGACCTGCTGCTGCCGGACAGGTTCTGGGCGATCGGCGGGCTCTGCACGCCGTACGTCGCCGGGATCAATCGCACGATCCACCGTGCGGCCGCCGAACGCGGCCTGCCGGTGGCCGAGCTGTCCCGGCATGTCCGGCCGCCGTGGCGCGGAAAGCTCGCGCCGGACCTGTTCCATCCGAACGACCGGGGCTACCAGCCGCTGGCCAACGCCTTGCTGGCCGCGCTACCGGCAACTCTCGCTCGAAGCACTCAGGCCTCGGGGCTTCGCGGACCGTCCGCCAGCAGCAGGTAG
- a CDS encoding PadR family transcriptional regulator, whose amino-acid sequence MNNIEEDSMYTPDEREGRRRGHRHPRRGESRMGEGMPMHRGRGSRGSERGSRRGRAPRGDVRSAVLMLLAEEPMHGYQLMQAIADRSGGRWTPSPGAIYPTINQLEDEGLVSVTAEAGRKLVTLTDAGNEYVEGRRETSADPFAGFANAEPAVDLRGVLEELHGAARQVARSGSEEQRTAAVKILADARRSLYLLLADGPRSPEA is encoded by the coding sequence ATGAACAATATCGAGGAGGACTCCATGTACACCCCCGACGAACGAGAAGGCCGCCGACGCGGTCACCGCCATCCCCGCCGCGGAGAGTCGCGGATGGGGGAAGGCATGCCGATGCACCGCGGTCGCGGCAGCAGGGGCTCGGAGCGCGGCTCACGCCGTGGCCGGGCGCCCCGCGGCGACGTCCGGTCGGCCGTCCTGATGCTGCTCGCCGAGGAGCCGATGCACGGCTACCAGCTGATGCAGGCCATCGCCGATCGCAGCGGCGGACGCTGGACCCCCAGCCCCGGCGCGATCTACCCGACCATCAACCAGCTCGAGGACGAGGGCCTGGTCAGTGTGACCGCCGAGGCCGGGCGCAAGCTCGTCACCCTGACCGACGCCGGCAACGAGTACGTCGAAGGTCGTCGCGAGACATCGGCCGATCCCTTTGCCGGGTTCGCGAACGCCGAACCCGCGGTGGACCTGCGCGGAGTACTCGAAGAGCTGCACGGCGCCGCCCGGCAGGTCGCCCGCAGTGGCTCGGAGGAGCAGCGCACGGCGGCAGTCAAAATCCTGGCGGACGCCCGCCGCTCGCTCTACCTGCTGCTGGCGGACGGTCCGCGAAGCCCCGAGGCCTGA
- a CDS encoding alpha-1,4-glucan--maltose-1-phosphate maltosyltransferase, with protein sequence MTGRIPITDVTPTVDAGAYPAKSSVGETFTIAATVFREGHDAVNANVVLTSPTGQTRRMLMTPVGQGSDRWTVDVTLQEQGAWTFAVEGWSDPYGTWRHNAEIKIPAGIDVDLMFAEGAAFFDRAAAGVPPAVRVDRSTLSDAAQALANGALPAEARLAAGISPQVRAALGRYPVRELITSSETYPVWVDRRLALYGSWYEFFPRSEGARYDEEKQEWISGTFKTAAKRLDAVAAMGFDVLYVPPIHPIGMSYRKGPNNTLDPKPGDPGSPWAIGSADGGHDAIHPELGTFEDFDAFVARARELGLEVAIDFALQASPDHPWVTEHPKWFNVRVDGSIAYAENPPKKYQDIYPINFDNDPEGIYAEILRVLKLWISHGVTVFRVDNPHTKPVNFWEWILGEIRKTDPDVIFLSEAFTRRPMMQELAKVGFHQSYTYFTWRNEKWELEEYLEELTQETGHFLRPNFFVNTPDILTAYLQYGGPGAFKIRAAIAATSSPAWGVYAGFELYEHVALRPGSEEYLDTEKFQFRPRDWEAAAAENRTLAPYLTLLNNIRRRHPSLQQLRNLSLHKVDDEQIMCFSKRVTGPDGHSDTVIVVVNTDPHSVRESLVHLDMAALGMRPEDTFTVYDEITGSTWRWGQQNYVKLDPNGDPCHILAVRRGQA encoded by the coding sequence ATGACTGGGCGCATCCCGATCACCGACGTCACCCCGACCGTCGACGCCGGAGCGTATCCGGCCAAGTCGTCGGTGGGCGAGACCTTCACCATCGCGGCCACCGTGTTCCGCGAGGGCCACGACGCGGTGAACGCGAACGTCGTACTGACGTCGCCGACGGGACAGACCAGACGGATGCTGATGACGCCGGTCGGGCAGGGCAGCGACCGCTGGACCGTCGACGTCACCCTGCAGGAGCAGGGCGCCTGGACCTTCGCGGTCGAGGGCTGGAGCGACCCGTACGGCACCTGGCGGCACAACGCCGAGATCAAGATCCCGGCCGGGATCGACGTCGACCTGATGTTCGCCGAGGGCGCGGCCTTCTTCGACCGCGCGGCCGCCGGCGTACCGCCTGCGGTCCGGGTGGACCGGTCCACCCTGAGTGATGCCGCGCAGGCGCTGGCCAACGGCGCGCTGCCGGCCGAGGCACGCCTGGCCGCCGGCATCTCGCCGCAGGTCCGGGCCGCGCTCGGCCGTTACCCCGTCCGCGAGCTGATCACCTCGTCGGAGACGTACCCGGTCTGGGTCGATCGCCGGCTCGCCCTGTACGGCAGCTGGTACGAGTTCTTCCCGCGGTCCGAGGGCGCGCGGTACGACGAAGAGAAGCAGGAGTGGATCTCCGGTACCTTCAAGACCGCGGCCAAGCGGCTCGACGCGGTCGCCGCGATGGGCTTCGACGTGCTCTACGTGCCGCCGATCCACCCGATCGGGATGTCCTACCGCAAGGGCCCGAACAACACCCTCGACCCGAAGCCGGGCGACCCGGGTTCGCCCTGGGCGATCGGCTCGGCCGACGGCGGGCACGACGCGATCCACCCCGAGCTGGGCACCTTCGAGGACTTCGACGCGTTCGTCGCCCGGGCCCGCGAGCTCGGCCTGGAGGTCGCGATCGACTTCGCCCTGCAGGCCTCGCCGGACCACCCCTGGGTGACCGAGCACCCGAAGTGGTTCAACGTCCGCGTCGACGGCTCGATCGCGTACGCCGAGAACCCGCCGAAGAAGTACCAGGACATCTACCCGATCAACTTCGACAACGATCCCGAGGGCATCTACGCCGAGATCCTGCGGGTGCTGAAGCTGTGGATCTCGCACGGCGTCACCGTGTTCCGGGTCGACAACCCGCACACCAAGCCGGTCAACTTCTGGGAGTGGATCCTCGGCGAGATCCGGAAGACCGACCCGGACGTGATCTTCCTGTCCGAGGCCTTCACCCGGCGGCCGATGATGCAGGAGCTGGCCAAGGTCGGCTTCCACCAGTCGTACACCTACTTCACCTGGCGCAACGAGAAGTGGGAGCTGGAGGAGTACCTGGAGGAGCTGACCCAGGAGACCGGCCACTTCCTGCGGCCGAACTTCTTCGTCAACACCCCGGACATCCTGACCGCCTACCTGCAGTACGGCGGTCCGGGCGCGTTCAAGATCCGCGCGGCGATCGCGGCCACCTCGTCGCCGGCCTGGGGCGTCTACGCGGGCTTCGAGCTGTACGAGCACGTCGCGCTGCGGCCGGGTTCCGAGGAGTACCTGGACACCGAGAAGTTCCAGTTCCGCCCGCGCGACTGGGAGGCCGCCGCGGCGGAGAACCGCACGCTCGCGCCGTACCTGACGCTGCTGAATAACATCCGCCGCCGGCACCCGTCGCTGCAGCAACTGCGCAACCTCAGCCTGCACAAGGTCGACGACGAGCAGATCATGTGCTTCTCCAAGCGCGTCACCGGACCGGACGGTCACAGCGACACGGTGATCGTCGTGGTCAACACCGACCCGCACTCGGTGCGCGAGTCACTGGTGCACCTCGACATGGCCGCGCTCGGCATGCGCCCCGAGGACACCTTCACCGTGTACGACGAGATCACCGGCTCCACCTGGCGCTGGGGTCAGCAGAACTACGTCAAGCTCGACCCGAACGGCGACCCCTGCCACATCCTCGCCGTACGCCGCGGCCAGGCCTGA
- a CDS encoding GNAT family N-acetyltransferase encodes MGTYEDLPAELVTERLRLRRWVPADADDYRGLWLERDPRAVRRIDAEGRPTVEEIRGRLLDNPLAAAPGLGLLPIELRATGEFLGYCGLTVGQASFEEPEIAYELAQRAHGNGYATEAAAAVLEAAARTGRQRLWATVREWNAPSFRVLEKLGFHRSERVTEDAVRGNSIWMTRTLDRP; translated from the coding sequence GTGGGGACCTACGAGGATCTGCCGGCCGAACTGGTGACCGAGCGACTCCGCCTGCGGCGCTGGGTGCCGGCGGACGCCGACGACTACCGCGGGTTGTGGCTCGAGCGGGACCCACGAGCCGTCCGGCGAATCGATGCCGAGGGCCGCCCGACCGTCGAGGAGATCCGTGGCCGGCTGCTCGACAATCCGCTCGCGGCAGCGCCCGGACTCGGCCTGCTGCCGATCGAACTGCGGGCCACCGGCGAGTTTCTCGGGTACTGCGGACTGACCGTCGGCCAGGCCTCCTTCGAAGAACCGGAGATCGCGTACGAGCTGGCGCAACGCGCCCACGGCAACGGTTACGCCACCGAAGCCGCCGCGGCGGTGCTCGAAGCCGCGGCTCGCACCGGACGGCAACGGCTCTGGGCGACGGTCCGGGAATGGAACGCCCCGTCCTTCCGCGTTCTCGAGAAACTCGGCTTCCACCGCAGCGAGCGCGTCACCGAGGACGCGGTACGGGGCAACTCGATCTGGATGACCCGCACCCTCGACCGGCCGTAG
- a CDS encoding DMT family transporter, giving the protein MRRSELPLVGLAALGGVGLAVQARLNGDLGASLGDGIVASMISTGTGILLLLAIVPTSRGGRRALRQLREALRVQGLRWWQCLGGVSGALYVVSQGVSVSSLGVGIFVVAVVGGTSAGSLAVDRVGLGPGGPLPITARRVTGATTGVVAIAIAGQDQLTGDSSLWLLALPVAAGLALSVQSALNARVGAIAGSPWAAALVNFVVAGCTLCIALPIEILIRGGGPPGRLPAEPWLYCGGFIGVAIIAIATTVVRRLGVLVFGLVSIVGQLLGAVLLDVFGAHRPPVTTWLAIALTLGAVAVTMLPVKPQPPRAG; this is encoded by the coding sequence ATGAGGCGCAGCGAGCTACCGCTGGTCGGGCTGGCCGCTCTGGGTGGCGTCGGCCTGGCGGTCCAGGCCCGGCTCAACGGAGATCTGGGTGCCAGTCTCGGCGACGGCATCGTCGCCTCGATGATCTCCACCGGCACCGGCATCCTCTTGCTGCTCGCCATCGTTCCGACCTCGCGCGGCGGTCGCCGGGCTCTTCGCCAGCTCCGCGAAGCTCTCCGAGTTCAGGGCCTGCGTTGGTGGCAGTGTCTGGGCGGCGTCAGCGGAGCGCTCTACGTCGTCAGTCAGGGCGTCAGTGTTTCGTCCCTGGGCGTCGGCATCTTCGTGGTCGCGGTAGTCGGCGGTACGTCGGCCGGCAGCCTCGCGGTCGATCGCGTCGGCCTCGGCCCGGGCGGACCCCTCCCGATCACCGCCCGCCGTGTGACAGGCGCGACGACCGGAGTCGTCGCGATCGCGATCGCCGGTCAGGATCAGTTGACCGGCGACAGCTCACTGTGGTTGCTGGCTTTGCCGGTGGCAGCAGGCCTGGCGCTGTCCGTGCAGTCCGCGCTCAACGCAAGGGTCGGCGCCATCGCCGGCTCACCTTGGGCCGCGGCTCTGGTCAACTTCGTCGTCGCCGGTTGCACTCTCTGCATCGCCCTGCCGATCGAGATCCTGATCCGAGGCGGCGGTCCACCGGGCCGCCTCCCGGCAGAGCCCTGGCTGTACTGCGGTGGCTTCATCGGCGTCGCCATCATCGCCATCGCCACCACCGTCGTACGCCGGCTCGGGGTGCTCGTCTTCGGGCTGGTCAGCATCGTCGGCCAGCTCCTGGGCGCGGTGCTTCTCGACGTCTTCGGCGCCCATCGCCCGCCGGTCACCACCTGGCTGGCCATCGCTCTCACCCTCGGCGCGGTCGCCGTCACGATGCTCCCGGTCAAGCCTCAACCACCGCGCGCCGGCTGA